The Bactrocera dorsalis isolate Fly_Bdor chromosome 2, ASM2337382v1, whole genome shotgun sequence region ATGGGGTAATTGATGCAGAAACATTTAATGGGGTAGTAACATGAAGTTTCGCTGATTGATGTGGTGTTGAAGAGCGCAAAGGTGGACTCGATGCCCCCATTGGCGGTGCTAGTGGCGATGGATATATATTATTCAGTCCCAACATTGCTTGCTGAGACTTCAACCAATAAATTAAGGGATCATCTGATAAAATAGAAAGCGATGGTGCGAGAGATGGGCTAgggcatttaattttgtttttattattattatcttcaTTTAAACGTAGGTTAAGTCCATAACAAGATTCTTCAGAAGTCGATGATGGGGATTTTTGTTTCGCCCAATTTTTAACAGACAACCCTTGTTGTCGATCTCCACAGTCACTCTGAGGACTTTCCAATTGTAGTTGAGGTTTTGTTTTTACGTTACGTAATGGGTTTGTTGTAGCCCCTAATTCATTTAGACAAGACATTGCTGCCAGTCCAGGATTTAACTGtgctaaaatatttagatttgatGTAAGTTCATTGAAACTAATTGCTAGAGGTGATTGTGCAAGGCCAGAGAGCCCGGAAAGCTGAGATAGGCTTGTGAGTGGACTTATAGCAGCAATTGCTGGATCTGTTTGACGTGATACGTCAGTGCCAAAACTTTTATTATTCTTTACAGCACTGCTGAAAGCAACGTAGTCTGTAGACAAGCCATTGAAAGTAATCTCTGAAAGTGTTTTGCTTGACGCATAGTCAATACCATTTAGCGGAGACCGTTTATACATCATATCAtcgtatttaattttattagaataaatGAAGGGTACAGAACTACCGTCCAACTTTTGACGTTTTTCGGGAGGTCCTACGAGAATAGCGGCTGATGTTCCCAGTTTTTCGGCCAATGAATCAGCTGTTATTTTATCAGTTTGTCGTGACATAAAACGCAGCTTATCCTCGTTTTTGCACCACCCACGTAATGTAGATTCTGGGACTCCAATATCACGAGCCACTGATGCTTTGGACTCTCCATCATGAATTCGTTGAATGGCGTTGATTTTATCACTTGGAGTCAAACTACGCAATGGGCGTTTGCCCTTTGTAGTCATCCGAATATTCATATGGGAATAGCTGGAGATATCCAACTTCAGACCGTTTTCGAACAGTTTGAATTCTGCAAAAgagaaagtatataaataacaGTATGTCAAAGAAATACTTAGAGGATCTTTCATAGATTTATCAGTATACCCAGAGAtgcaagaaattaaaattcgCTATCTGAAGGCATACAATATGTTTGCTATATACAAGGGTTGTTTTCTCCTAAAAAATTAACATACTGGGGCAGGATTGCCACAGTACTACTATTTACATCCAATAGAAATGCACCactcttttaaaatattaaataagttttaCGGTATACCTGTGACTTTCGGTTGTGTAAACAAAACCGTGTCACGCcgtttatatagtatgtaaacaTGTTGAAACGTTTTTCATGAACATGCGACCTCACATTGGTAAGCAAGTGTATGTTATGCAAAGtgagtataaatatacataagtattttattttgccAGGCAGTCATTGGTACGAGCTTCACCATATCAAAAGTAACGCCCGCTGTTCTCCCTTATCTAAATTTACATATAACAACGCTGATACGCAGTCATAGCGTGTTACTTTTTAGTGGACGAAAGACAATGCAACACACTGAAATGGAAAATGCTAATTGGTGCGCTTCCTTCGACACCGCATTGTACCCAACCGTAGTTGCGACTGCGGAGACATACATTTCCTCGCGAAATTACGAATAAGCAACAAGCGAAATTTCGTCGGCTCTATGTCGGGTGCCCGGGAGTCGGGTTTATGCACGTGACCAAAGATTTATGATTTGTTTACCTGTACGCTCATTGTACTCATTGCAGCCAAAGAGATATACAACCCTAACACAATACCAAGAGCGCAACATGTTTGTTCGAGTTCGTTCGTCAACCAAGCTATAGGTATGTTGCAACTCACAGTGGGATCATTAAGGCACATCATGAAAACAGGTATGCACAAGGCATATGGCTCCCCATTTTGTGGCAAACGGTCTTACATTATAGAAGCCTAGCAAAAACAACCACTTCATATTAGCATTAGCTCCGCCCAAAAATATGAAGAGAGGCAGGAGCTGGTTATTGCTTTTGAACTAACGAGTGGGGAATCAATATGTAATGCTAGGATACGTAATTTATTAACGCAagagaaattttgaataagaGAAGTATAAATTTCTCTTGAATAGAAATACGTTGCAAGAGATATTTGTAAGAGAAAATTTGAATACGACTAAAAATTAAACAGGTCTTGTTTGGCTGAAGAGACATCAATTCGCATGTAATTATTAACAAATtcatagcaacatgttgcatctATTTTGTAGCACCTAAAATTAATCCGAGATGGATATATGgtatagttatatacatatgtacatatataacaataataaaaacgacGATACTAGTTGTATTTCTGGTCCATGTGGTCCTTGGTGATATATGCAGGTTAGCATTACAGAGGAGCCCATCATTGCTACGCCCACAAAATACCGTTAAttgaaaacttataaagagTCATAACtatgccacacatacatatatatgatatacatatgtacatatatgttattcttttaagttaattaagaTGATTTCATTATGAATAGCTCTGACACAAAAagtcatatgtatattttttatgttgaagTGATAATTAGAGGATAATACAGAGAATAATGCATTGTATAATCTTAAAGGctgaagatattttttattttattttattcaaatttctcAAGCATTATCAAAAACAgtttggaaaataattcgtCTTTTCATGAATTTCTTCCGAAAATAACTTAGTTATATGGACTTTTTCCACCCTTCCATATGCTCGTAATATGCATTCGCTTAATGTGGTTTATCTGAATATAAATTTTGCCTCAACCAAGAGGGAGAACTAATATTCGGGTATAACCAACCGACTTATACTCCCACGTTTGTACGTTTCAAAGCGaggaaatacatattatatgtatatcattccCGGCGTTGGCATACTAATGAAAATAGACttaattagtttttctttttgtttcgtTTCCGAAATCTATTAATTCTATTGAAATCAATCTTATTAACCAAACGAGACGTAcgtaatatttgtaaaataatctgCCTATATTAGTGTGGGCAAAAGAACGGGTTTTTCGCTTGGTACTGTAAGCCCTTGTAGTGGGAAGATCCTCTGCTTGACggttttatattgtttttattattatattttttaaagtttttgaacAACCCTAGCCTATAGGCgtgtaaaaaatttaaccaattagGTTACGAGGAAAAAGTCAGTCGGAAGTCAATTTATCAGGGATATGACCTTTCGACCACTATCTTGACCAATTTCATTCTTATTCAGCTTTAAGCctaattttgttttacaaaacaCAGATTACAGCTTGCAGATTGACAGatcttttcggaaaaaaatcatttatcagCACTAAGGtctacatattcggtatctgggaACTTGAAGAGTTATGGCCCGAGTTTAGTTCCATTATTTTTCGACGTAAAATTGCATACCTTAACTACGCTTTTGTCTGAAAACTTTCATTTCAATATGGGTTGTATCCTGATTTCACTCATAACATTAGaagataaaaatattgttatgcGTATAATTGGTGAAGTAGTTCTTGAGATATAAGATTTTAGCCAAAGGTTGGCGATACCATTGTTCAATTTCAACACCAGCTTCCATTAAGTTAGTTCGTTTAATTTTCCGACTCAATTACTTATTGAGGCATTAcacttttaatagttttcaacataaccgttaTATGTGGATTGGGCGTGGTTATCATCtcattttatctatttttacaGTATCGGTAGATGTATTTGGAACATTTTTCTCGGCAAGTTTGATTAAAATAGCTGTAATGGTTTGtgagatatgcacattaaaccTATTCGAGGGTGTGCCACGCCagtagattttgaaaaaataattttattttctgtaatgtttgcaaaaaaatagCTTTTCGTGAACGTGAATAGcgtgatctatttcgaggttccctacttttttttaaagaaaaagcaaataaacttcaaatttaacgtggaatgtttattatcattcgaaagtccattttttgccatttaactattgaaaattatctcttttaaatgctTGCCGCGgatacgtctcagatggtccatccgttgagtccaattttcgataaatcgttcgagcatttcgactggtaagtGACGAATGACACTGGTGTTGTTTTACTCCAAGGATGGAATCGAAGCGGGACTGTCCACATTGACTTTAGACCTTACAAATCCACACACGAAAAAATTcgaatggtgtgatatcacacgatttttgTGGCCAATTGAtagatgtgatgtgtgggaagtggcgccgtcttgttgaaaccaattgtCGTCGAGATCCCgaccttcaatttcaggcatcaaatagtcggttatcatggcgtcaattttgaagaaatatggactgatcattccactggcccacaaaccacaacaaaccgTTGTTTTACTGGATTgaatggcagcttttgaatcaGATTGCTCTTCATTATAAaggtggcaattttgcttgtttatatatccACTGAGCCAGAATGGACCTGAACtgaatttgactcgaaaacgtcggatcctcttgaaacttttcaagacttcatagagcgaagcgatatcaCTTGGGAATGTCGTGTGGTTTTAGTTTTTGcatgtattttttaagtttcaatttaagatttcgacgtaCATTGCGCAAAGCCGAATCGACTCTACATATATGATCTTCTCGTACACTCCCAGCTACGGTTGCTATCACTGCCATCTTCAATGTTTACTGGACGTGCtatattcgatcgaatattatacaataatgaatactgggtctcaagataggtgatggtgttgcgagaAGTACGCTcaataggccgattatgttgaccataagttaaaCAAAGCgcgtgaaataaattttttacagacTTGAATTTTCGTgataaaattgaacaatttctaaaCTTTgatcatgatgaaatgccaaacaatactgaactaaaataacatgatagcttgacacgactcacgcgtgatctgtgaaaaaaatactattgaaaaaagtagctCTACTTGCATCAGCCGTTGCAAAGTTAGACGATGGCAAAAAGCTCTCAGTTACGATGACATTTTATTCAAGGAACACGATTCAGTAAGTTTATTCACATAAATAAAACGTCTAGTAGTTAAGCGTTTATCCGTTCACGTTATTGGGAATAACCAATAAGATATTTAAATTACACTGCTTTTGTAACAAGGTTTTTGGGAcggtttttatactcttgcaacagttgctaaggagagtattacagttttgttcacataacggttgtttgtaagtcctaaaactaaaagagtcagatatagggttatatataccaaagtgatcagggtgacgagtagagttgaaatccggatgtctgtctgtccgtccgtgcaaagtggaagaaatcggataataaccacgcccatctCCCATACCAAGGTTATGTCGAaaatcaggttttttttttttaattgaaaatgggcttGGCGTCGCcgacttatggaccaaaaaccatatctcaggaactactaatccaattaattttacagcaaaataaaaaaatatgtaaatgacggataatgaaatctcgattatctctttatcatgcgagagtataaaatgttcggtgacacccgaacttagcccttccttacttgttgtttatgttgttgtCCCCTCAGATAATAATTTTGTGTCAATCACACTCAGTTTGTTTGGGacagttacatatatgtagtttcTGACCTCTTATAACATATGCGCTTGTCTCTTTTTAAATACCTTTATTAATACTACTTTTTAACTATTGTATTCGACTAACTTGAATCATACTTAGATATGTACCATATACAGTCACGGATCCACGGGGGGGAACTACTTAGAGGGAAATTACAAAGACTTGATAAATGATCGAATAATATCATATAGAGGTTTGTCTTGTAGTATGatcttaaaaatacatatgctgCTGATATGGATTTCTTTCCGGCAAATTTGAATGCTCTGGGTAACGCTCAAGCCGAAAGGTTTTATCAGTGTATTATTGGTGAAAAAGCGCGATCAAGGGAAACATtataaaagccaaaaaaaaaatctcgtcATAACATCAAATAATCGTATTTGAGCAAGGATACTAAATGGAAATGTTTTACCAATTACACAAAACATTATAGAAACAGAATATTATTTCTGaaacatctatgtatatatgttatttttgctaaaaactTACAAACAAAGGGAAGTTAAATATCTTTACACTTGTCTGTTTAGAAACAACCAAAGTGACTACGCTAATATAGTTGTAagtgaattattaatttttccaagatatgtacattagggtgattcaaaaacaatttttttttcgattggtactcCGAAAAATAGGTccttagacacctctaagaaagcctctccaaatataagtttttaattgtaacgggaaggtcctcctacatacagttttctattttttcttattatcagatagaaaaatttatatctcgcttccaactacttgaaaaaatatcttgttccttagattatGTAGGAAATTAACTgttctataaaaatggtctcctatgatttttcgattaagttaagcgtttacgagatattcatcgtcaaacatcaatgcctGTTAGggtggattaaaaaaaaaattttcgtttggtactctgaaaaataggttcctagacacctctaagaaagcctctccaaaaacctacgagtttcatcattcataatgatttttttcattgagttataaaattcataagaaataaaaaattttcccaaaaataatcaaatttcaaccgtcaatatcttttaaacggttgagTTTACGAAAAGATCTTgcagaccttttttgtagagcattcaatttcctacataATCTAAGGaacaaaatactttttcaagtaattggaagcgagatataaatttttctatctgataataagaaaaaatagaaaactgtatgtaggaggaccttcccgtaacaattaaaaactcatatttagagaggctttcttagaggtgtctaggaacttatttttccgagtaccaatcgaaaaaaaaaaaaatgtttttgaatcaccctaatgtacatatatgtgccgttatttttttttaaattttataaattttattattacatttctataaacttttttgaaaatcccCACCGTTGGGTatttaaatgtgaaaatatgcatacatacatacatatgtacatatgtatgaataaatgTAAGGTCCAggaatacatatatagtatgtaataATAATGAGTGGGTAAACGTAGTACAAACATTATGAATGCATAATGCATTTGTGCATAAGTATCAaagtttgaacatatgtataaaagtttACTATCCAATGACTGCATTTGAGTCTGGCAAATAAAGGTCAACAAAGGAAACTATTTAAAACATATGTACGGTTCATGTAAGCCTTTATTCAAGTCTGGTACTTGTATCTTGGAATGCTTTGCTTATATGTCGGagtatattacatatgtatatattacttgGTATTAATGGTTCAttcattttatatgtataaatgtaaacaccagagtatataaaaatataagagaaaGGAAAAAATGTGTTATATGTAGCTTCTCAATGCTTTGCTATGGGTCCATTGCTAGCTGTGAGCTCCCTTGCACGCATAccaatttgtatgtgtataaatattgtaacatCAGTGTGCCATATACtgatttttatgtgttttatatGCTTAGCTTGTTGTGACGAGACAATGCAATAAAAaagaactaaaataaaaatacgaatCAGATGATAATTCCTTTCTCCCTCGTTTTATGCTCATGTGTTTTCacgtagatatatatatatatatatataaatacatttagaAGTTCTGAACTGTGCTATTTACTTGCTTCCCGGATTGTGAATGAAAATCAGCTGATACTGCCGGATGATAAtgtaatatgaataaaatacatacataaatacgtattgctcaaatatgtatgtatgtacaggttTTTTTATACCCAGAACATATGTATAGTTATATGTGTGTCAGgaaattcgtttttattataaactctAATTCATATATCGGGATCCTGAAGAAATTTGATTACGAAATATACGAAAAGCGAAAACATTCAATGTAGAACCTTATGAAATTGTTTTCGACTTGTGGTATATAACGCGACCTTGGAATTTGCATACAAATCCGCAAGAATTGTTTATGGTAAAAGAATGTTTATGATTTATGTTTGCAATCCTGGATATGGAAAAAACgaagacaacaaaaataattgaaatgtgaAATAATACCCCATAATAGTAAATAGCCAAAATTTgagtaaataattgaaaagtgaaataaGATCCCATAATATTAAATAGCCTACTTTTGAGTATTTCGTTTGCGTACTACAAATTTGTATAATCTTTCACgtcttaatatatttaattaaaattttatcaagGCCAAATATTGTTAAGAGCACAATACTTTGGTTTATCTACGATTACTGGTAACACCTAacactaatcgagatagatatgcAGTAAAATTTGCTACACTTCTCAGAGTAAGGTTGGTACTAAAGATAGGCGAACTTAGCtcattatttgcatttaatcgaaaaaagatatatgtatgtgattaatgaaattaataaacacCCAAGCTATACTAACCAAACTTGCTAAAGGCAACCCTCTCTATTCTTCCAACATACTTGGTAAATTCAGGTAATACTGAAAACTAATAAAGTGTACTACTCACTTGCAAACGAAGTATGTCAGAAAGTTAAGAGAAAGCTGGTACGGAAGGAAAAACTGGTGAAATTGGCCTACAACTACAACTATTACAATTTTAAGTTCCGTTCAAATCTTTCAccttaaaattgaaaaaccgTATGGATcacaatgaaatttggtatctTTCTACATGTATGTGCATTATAAATCATAGACTCACTTAATATTATTTCGCTTCAGTGCCATGCCCGTagtccatcgtccaatttttaatGATAGCCAGCATTAAGTCCATTTCGGGTGTAAATTTGAGGTCTCTGCCTTCTTGTTTGGTTAAAATGGTGTGTGAGATATATACATTCAACCAATTAGAGGCCGGGACAAGcctactttttgtaatttttcaatcacagaCATTCTTCATCCGATGCTCTGGACAAATTTAcagttttataatttaagttGTATGTAGGTTCATTACGGCACTTTATTGGTTTCCAACTACTGAAATTTTGTGGGCGTAGTAATAGCCCACTTATACATATGCAATATCAACCTCCAATGTATGCCAAGGTACAGAGTGATACGATTTCCTTAAAAAAGACACTAGTAGTTAAGGAAATGCAAATGCTTTTTAGTTaatgtaaagtcctctctcgacgaacaaaaacaaaactctacaagtcactcattattcccgtcctgctatatggtgcagaggcatggacgatgacaatatctgatgagtcgacgttgcgagttttcgagagaaaagttctgtgaaagatttatggtcctttgcgtgttggccacggcgaatattgcattcgatggaatgatgagctgtatgatATATACAACGACATTAACAAGTAATCGGCGTAGTACGTgcggggggaagcagaggaagaggaagacctcaactctttgcttggaatctccaattggcgccacgtagcgaaaagaagaaacgactggtgcgctgttgttaactcggctaaaaCCGTAAGCCGTTTCTAcactagtaaagaagaagaaagaacaACCGATAGAGAATTCGTTGAtgattttcgagtacttttccACTAAATTAAGCCATATATCATGAATAGTACGTTCAATATTAAATTCTAAAGCTTCAAGAGACCAATGACTGCAAATAACCCCTAAAGAAGTAGTATAATGGTGCTAAGTCACAACTTCTTGAGACCACCCAACGTCACAATtacttgaaataattaaatctttcaacttttctcgcaataattcagTAGTTGCAcatgctgtgtggcacgtagtcTGGTCTTGTTAGAACCAGATGTTGCTAAGATCAACGGACTGATGGTTATAACAGCCAAAAAAACTACACCAAACTGCCAATTTAGGTAAATGTGATGGttattcatgaataatttttgattttcttcgcaccagaaccgaaagttttaaataattaattaataatttaaattgattaatttgtaaacgttgttcttaCGTAAATATTActgaattgaaacaaaaaaatacaaatcatgacttattaaaaatggccgaaacgacACTTTGAAATCATATTATCCTTATGGGAAAACCCACATGCTCTCTTTGGGACGCGTACCccaaaattgcaataaattttaaatttgtcgccattttaattaatatcttcatttatttatgcatttttcgaACTTCGGCCTCAATAATGAAGACATTTGTTCCATCGTATCGTATGGAGCGTATCCATATTAAGCCAAAATCTTCGGTTAATTTAGGGACACCTTTTATGTATTGCTTGCACGTTCAGACGGGcagacagtcactcggaattcaactcctcttgtcaccctgatcatttacagATTACGTATATAATCTTATACCTATTTCGAttaggtttaaaaaaaaattattatcctctatagcaacatgttgcgatcAATGTTTTGAGCAAGAATTCAACATTCGCTATTCGACGCATTGGTATGTTATAAGCTTGCCTCGCGTCCGAAatatttacgtacatatatttaacatagCTAACTCAAATGAGAtgtaatacaatattaaataaacccAACAAAAGATGTTAAATTTAAATCCCTGATGCTGCAGGCTAGTGGATTATAATTGTCGCTGTGTTTGCGCTGGATGCCAAAATAAGATTATCACTTATGGAGGACTGTAGAAATCGGTTTGCAGCATTTATATACAATTACTATAActataaatgttattttaatgatattaatgcataaatgcacaaaataaattcttaagaaatatttggcaacaatttttttaatcaacgaTTTTTTAACaccaatttttgttaaataattcatttggaacgatcataaattaataaatctaAAGTACATGTGGTGTCAACGTATGCAAACCGTAAATTTCGCAAGTAATGTACATTTCGACACCTCCACCTGTTTGCTCGCATTAAAAGTTTATAGTAttcgaaaatatacaaaattgcttGCGGTAGCTTGACGACATTCtctgataaaatttttatttggtattATGTTGTAGATTAGCAGCTGTACTCACA contains the following coding sequences:
- the LOC105225717 gene encoding protein distal antenna, with the protein product MNIRMTTKGKRPLRSLTPSDKINAIQRIHDGESKASVARDIGVPESTLRGWCKNEDKLRFMSRQTDKITADSLAEKLGTSAAILVGPPEKRQKLDGSSVPFIYSNKIKYDDMMYKRSPLNGIDYASSKTLSEITFNGLSTDYVAFSSAVKNNKSFGTDVSRQTDPAIAAISPLTSLSQLSGLSGLAQSPLAISFNELTSNLNILAQLNPGLAAMSCLNELGATTNPLRNVKTKPQLQLESPQSDCGDRQQGLSVKNWAKQKSPSSTSEESCYGLNLRLNEDNNNKNKIKCPSPSLAPSLSILSDDPLIYWLKSQQAMLGLNNIYPSPLAPPMGASSPPLRSSTPHQSAKLHVTTPLNVSASITPSTAPSLDGKNSAWLNWCKALGASLNSLAPTTAAAVLHGPPIKQQHQPSSIATISTDIETTALTSNISTQNSQLENILFTQLTKSIDSCSTESSTILNNTHSTHMENVDSSNKPEDLSARTVKNNLTATSPSPTVPAQNSTPSPNTGESLVPTPIHSPNEQLIAEVPNSPLYNEEAEDCGTNMSDCKDVLDNLLYKINNNPSVISLSKATTPTSVEGADDDGCASESNISYGSDNNQNSSDENVNNNNHSNKTDEEERFKLSALKKEDEDYEAINHGEQFLKWLENCSNPRITASHLMQLRFLISALKSNCDPNDESSLHNLKSSSTEKAPENIVDTLEDNSLINKGRRRK